From a region of the Bradyrhizobium diazoefficiens genome:
- a CDS encoding HAD family hydrolase: MPPPYSLAIFDLDGTLADSFPWFLRTINDVADRFGFRRVADADVEELRHASSREILSHLEVPLWKLPAIARHARRLKAEASPEIPLFANVETMLQTLADHGVQLALVTSDSEANAREKLGDAAALFSHFDCAASLFGKPAKFRRVIRRAGVEPGRVIAIGDEVRDIEAARTVGIACGAVCWGYAAPAALRALGPDHVFERMEEIAPTLARTRKVG, translated from the coding sequence ATGCCCCCGCCCTACTCCCTTGCCATCTTCGATCTCGACGGCACGCTCGCCGACAGCTTTCCGTGGTTCCTGCGCACCATCAACGACGTCGCCGATCGCTTCGGCTTTCGCCGCGTCGCGGATGCGGACGTCGAAGAGCTGCGGCATGCCTCGAGCCGCGAGATTCTCAGCCACCTCGAGGTGCCCTTGTGGAAGCTGCCGGCGATCGCGCGGCATGCGCGGCGGTTGAAGGCGGAGGCGAGCCCGGAGATTCCGCTATTTGCGAACGTCGAGACGATGCTGCAGACGCTGGCTGATCATGGCGTGCAGCTCGCGCTCGTGACCTCCGACAGCGAAGCCAATGCGCGCGAGAAACTCGGGGATGCCGCCGCGCTGTTTTCGCATTTCGACTGCGCGGCGTCGCTGTTCGGCAAGCCCGCGAAATTTCGCCGCGTCATCCGGCGTGCCGGCGTTGAGCCAGGCCGGGTGATCGCGATCGGCGACGAGGTCCGCGACATCGAGGCGGCCCGCACGGTGGGAATTGCCTGCGGCGCGGTGTGCTGGGGCTATGCGGCGCCGGCGGCATTGCGCGCGCTGGGGCCAGACCATGTGTTCGAGCGGATGGAAGAGATTGCACCGACGCTAGCTCGGACTCGTAAGGTAGGTTAG
- a CDS encoding AAA family ATPase: protein MSRRGHRAINLPAPYLKRVWLDSSRVRDRELYPFCLPIFPDDFELSFDAAITIIVGENGTGKSTILEGIAALAGYDDAGGGKGYMPVDHSEAREKMGGQLSTALRASWLPKITNGWFFRAESFFSVARYLDKAARDAGQVGPDFLSHSHGEGFLRFFEERCQRQGIFIFDEPESALSPARQIEFLKLLRRMEDSRICQVIMATHAPLLMAYPNAQLLRLGKYGLEPVTVEQTDHYRVMREFCDDPRGFVEATLGE, encoded by the coding sequence ATGAGCCGGAGAGGTCATCGAGCGATCAACCTGCCGGCGCCGTATCTGAAGCGGGTCTGGCTCGACTCGTCGCGGGTGCGCGATCGCGAGCTCTATCCGTTCTGCCTGCCCATCTTCCCGGATGATTTCGAACTCAGCTTCGATGCCGCCATCACGATCATCGTTGGAGAGAACGGCACCGGGAAATCGACGATCCTCGAGGGCATCGCAGCGCTGGCCGGCTACGACGATGCCGGGGGAGGCAAGGGTTACATGCCGGTCGATCATTCCGAAGCGCGCGAGAAGATGGGCGGCCAACTCTCCACGGCGCTGCGCGCAAGCTGGCTGCCGAAGATCACAAATGGCTGGTTTTTTCGCGCCGAGAGTTTTTTCTCGGTGGCGCGATACCTGGACAAGGCCGCGCGTGATGCCGGCCAGGTCGGCCCCGATTTCCTGTCGCATTCCCACGGCGAAGGCTTCTTGCGCTTCTTCGAGGAGCGCTGTCAGCGCCAGGGCATCTTCATCTTCGACGAGCCGGAATCGGCACTTTCGCCGGCGCGTCAGATCGAATTCTTGAAGCTGCTGCGGCGCATGGAGGATTCCCGCATCTGCCAGGTGATCATGGCGACCCATGCGCCGCTGCTGATGGCCTATCCCAATGCGCAACTGCTGCGGCTCGGGAAATACGGCCTGGAGCCAGTTACGGTGGAGCAGACCGATCATTACCGGGTGATGCGTGAGTTCTGCGACGATCCACGTGGATTCGTCGAGGCGACGCTCGGGGAGTGA